A part of Maniola jurtina chromosome 19, ilManJurt1.1, whole genome shotgun sequence genomic DNA contains:
- the LOC123875285 gene encoding uncharacterized protein LOC123875285: protein MDVSAEVGTKMYRHILIAASHFTEDYKFTICLTVVMTLSTTVIYIGAAIVMEGPRTHKVLSYFIWREIRSLFSLWLLCSASYQTRIICDDLVKRLSERLVFELDSKDNSSRKLTKRWLKCVKMSPVRYLEGSCYTLSHALPLSVLDYSTNYLLIIVQMYPLFLKKSRRSQTLDSL, encoded by the exons ATGGATGTCAGTGCAGAAGTGGGAACCAAGATGTATAGACATATTTTGATTGCCGCGTCGCATTTCACTGAAGATTATAAATTTAcg ATATGCCTCACAGTGGTAATGACTTTATCAACAACTGTCATTTATATTGGAGCTGCAATTGTTATGGAAGGACCAAGA ACACACAAAGTGTTATCGTATTTTATCTGGCGTGAAATAAGATCCTTGTTTTCTCTGTGGTTACTGTGCTCAGCATCGTACCAAACCCGCATCATCTGCGATGATTTAGTGAAACGCTTATCTGAACGACTGGTGTTTGAATTAGACTCGAAAG ACAACTCATCTCGAAAGCTGACGAAGCGATGGTTAAAATGCGTGAAAATGTCACCAGTGCGGTATTTAGAGGGCAGCTGCTACACTCTGAGCCACGCTCTGCCGCTGTCGGTGCTGGACTACAGCACCAACTACCTTCTCATTATTGTACAG ATGTATCccttatttttaaagaaaagcaGGAGAAGCCAAACTTTAGACAGCCTCTGA